One Obesumbacterium proteus DNA window includes the following coding sequences:
- the agaF gene encoding PTS galactosamine/N-acetylgalactosamine transporter subunit IIA — MLGLVITGHGRFASGLLQGVEQVVGEQPQCCAVDFPEGVSTAELMVMLEQACAACDSGEGVVILSDLLGGSPFRQAAMIAKQHADYQVITGTNMQLAAEMMLEREGMNPQSFRDMALECGRRGVTSLWHEEQKCNQQQNDSVSLDGI, encoded by the coding sequence GGACATGGCCGCTTTGCCAGCGGTCTGTTGCAGGGCGTGGAACAGGTGGTTGGTGAGCAGCCGCAATGCTGTGCGGTGGATTTTCCTGAAGGTGTGAGCACTGCTGAACTGATGGTCATGTTAGAGCAAGCCTGTGCGGCCTGTGATAGCGGGGAAGGGGTGGTGATCCTGAGCGATTTGCTGGGTGGTTCGCCGTTTCGACAGGCCGCGATGATTGCTAAGCAGCATGCCGATTATCAAGTGATTACCGGCACCAATATGCAGCTTGCGGCAGAGATGATGCTAGAGCGAGAAGGGATGAACCCTCAGTCGTTTCGCGATATGGCGCTGGAGTGCGGGCGGCGCGGTGTGACTAGCCTGTGGCACGAAGAACAAAAGTGTAATCAACAACAAAATGATTCCGTCAGCTTAGACGGTATTTAA